GCATCGGCGAGCCCTACCTGCGCGTCGACCCGGACAGGATCGTCGCGGTGGTCGAGACCAATGCGCCCGACCGCCTCGGCAGTTTCGCGCCGCCCGATGAAACCTCGAAAGCGATCGCCGCCAACCTGGTGGAGTTCTTCCGCCACGAGATCCGCGCCGGGCGGCTGTCGGAACAGCTGCTGCCGCTGCAGTCTGGCGTGGGCAACATCGCCAACGCGGTGCTGGCCGGCCTGCAGGACGGCGGCTTCAGCGGACTGACCGCGTTCACCGAGGTCATCCAGGACGGCATGCTCGACCTCATCGAGTCCGGCGTGATCACCATGGCCTCGGCCACCGCGCTGTCGCTGAGCCCGCCGGCGGTGGAGCGCTTCGTCGCCAACATCGACCTGTTCCGCGAGCGCATCGTGCTGCGCCCGCAGGAGATGTCCAACCACGCCGAACTGGTGCGCCGGCTGGGCTGCATCGCGATGAACGGCATGGTCGAGGCCGACATCTACGGCAACGTCAATTCCACCCATGTCGCCGGCTCGACGATCATCAATGGCATCGGCGGCTCCGGCGATTTCGCCCGCAACGGCTTCCTGTCCTGCTTCGTCACCCCGAGCACGGCCAAGGGCGGGGCGATCTCCACGATCGTGCCGATGGTCAGCCATGTCGACCACAACGAACACGACGTCGACGTCATCGTGACCGAACAGGGCCTGGCCGACCTGCGTGGCATGTCGCCCAAGCAGCGCGCGCGTGCGGTGATCGCCAACTGCGCGCATCCCGACTACCGCGATGCGCTGCAGGACTACTTCGACCGCGCACTCGCCGGCAGCGCCGGCCGCCACACCCCGCACCTGCTGGGCGAGGCGCTGTCGTGGCACCAGCGCTACCTCGACACCGGCAGCATGCGCGGCTGAGGCCGCCCGCGCGGACGCGCCGCGCTCGCCGTATGCTCGCGATTCCAACCCCGGGGAATCGTCCATGCATCGCATCCTGCTTGCGTCCGCCATCACTCTCGCGCTGTCCACCGGTGCGGCGGCATCGGGCGACC
This portion of the Luteimonas yindakuii genome encodes:
- a CDS encoding acetyl-CoA hydrolase/transferase family protein yields the protein MTHPRIAHPGLAARRVDAAQAAEWIQPGMAVGMSGFTGAGYPKAVPQALAARMEAARERGEPFALRVLTGASTAPELDGALARAGGIDFRLPYQSDPELRARINRGEIEYMDIHLGHVAQYAWFGFLGPIDVAVIEVAGILPDGRLIPSTSVGNNKTWLDLADKVIVEVNHRQPLGLDGMHDIYYGTALPPARRPIPLLQPGDRIGEPYLRVDPDRIVAVVETNAPDRLGSFAPPDETSKAIAANLVEFFRHEIRAGRLSEQLLPLQSGVGNIANAVLAGLQDGGFSGLTAFTEVIQDGMLDLIESGVITMASATALSLSPPAVERFVANIDLFRERIVLRPQEMSNHAELVRRLGCIAMNGMVEADIYGNVNSTHVAGSTIINGIGGSGDFARNGFLSCFVTPSTAKGGAISTIVPMVSHVDHNEHDVDVIVTEQGLADLRGMSPKQRARAVIANCAHPDYRDALQDYFDRALAGSAGRHTPHLLGEALSWHQRYLDTGSMRG